The following are encoded in a window of Chitinophagaceae bacterium genomic DNA:
- a CDS encoding sigma-70 family RNA polymerase sigma factor yields MVQAFILNNSGTSDEARDIFQETMIVLYEKATSEGFELNCQLKTYIYSVCRRLWLKRLQQLQRYSSLVENVEDSVPVDEDIEKHEKHNSDFLLMETAMSKIGEPCKSLLDAYYIQKKNMQEIAGEFGYTNADNAKTQKYKCLLRLKKLFFAQYKNGQ; encoded by the coding sequence ATGGTTCAGGCCTTTATACTTAATAACAGTGGTACTAGTGACGAGGCCAGGGATATTTTCCAGGAAACCATGATCGTTCTTTACGAGAAGGCCACATCGGAGGGATTTGAACTGAACTGCCAGTTGAAGACCTACATCTATTCGGTTTGCAGGCGGCTCTGGCTGAAACGGCTGCAGCAGTTGCAGCGGTACAGCAGCCTGGTTGAAAACGTGGAAGATTCCGTACCGGTGGATGAAGACATTGAAAAGCATGAAAAGCATAACAGCGATTTCCTCCTCATGGAAACAGCCATGAGCAAAATAGGAGAACCCTGTAAAAGCCTGCTGGATGCGTATTATATCCAGAAAAAGAACATGCAGGAGATTGCCGGCGAATTTGGCTATACCAATGCCGATAATGCCAAGACACAAAAATATAAATGCCTTTTGCGGTTAAAGAAATTGTTCTTTGCCCAATATAAAAACGGACAGTGA
- the aroA gene encoding 3-phosphoshikimate 1-carboxyvinyltransferase: MTVTVQPSPVNGTVKAPASKSSMQRALAAGLLYKGKTIIRNPGNSNDDLASIEIIESLGAVVQTGNDTMEIDSDGVEPIVRDINCRESGLAIRMFTPIIALCEKKITIKGEGSLKKRPMNFFDEILPQLVVNFKSTNGKLPLIIQGPIRPGNIEIDGSISSQFLTGLLMAYSAADAKNVAIKVNNLKSKPYIDLTLAIMKQFGMKLPENLNYEEFYFPQTGIDYRCDSDRGKAIDYSVEGDWSGAAFLLVAGAVAGTITVEGLDINSAQADKAILNALKDCGAKISAKENTVTVSGFSDGLGTAFQFNATDCPDLFPPLVALAAYCNGTSVIEGVSRLKHKESNRAITLQEELGKMGVEIILEDDKMMITGGNELNGTVVHSHHDHRIAMACAVAALKAKGNTVIGEAEAVNKSYPGFYADLKMLGADVSLPINE, from the coding sequence GTGACAGTCACCGTGCAGCCTTCCCCGGTCAATGGAACAGTAAAAGCGCCTGCTTCAAAAAGCAGCATGCAGCGGGCTTTGGCAGCGGGTTTACTGTATAAAGGAAAGACGATTATTCGTAATCCTGGTAACAGTAATGATGATCTGGCTTCAATTGAAATCATTGAGTCATTAGGAGCAGTAGTGCAAACAGGAAATGATACCATGGAAATAGATAGTGATGGAGTTGAACCAATAGTCAGAGACATTAATTGTAGGGAAAGCGGGCTGGCTATTAGAATGTTTACGCCAATTATTGCGTTGTGTGAAAAAAAAATTACTATAAAGGGAGAAGGTAGCCTTAAAAAAAGGCCAATGAATTTTTTTGATGAAATTTTACCACAGCTGGTTGTAAATTTTAAAAGTACAAATGGCAAACTACCATTAATAATACAGGGACCAATCAGACCTGGCAATATCGAAATTGACGGTTCAATAAGTTCGCAGTTTCTCACAGGGTTATTGATGGCCTACTCAGCAGCTGATGCAAAAAATGTCGCTATAAAAGTGAATAATTTGAAAAGTAAGCCTTATATCGATCTCACATTAGCTATAATGAAACAGTTTGGAATGAAACTGCCTGAAAATCTTAACTATGAAGAGTTTTATTTCCCGCAAACTGGTATTGACTATCGTTGCGATAGCGATCGGGGAAAGGCTATCGACTATTCTGTAGAAGGCGACTGGAGCGGGGCAGCCTTTTTATTAGTGGCTGGTGCTGTTGCGGGAACAATTACTGTAGAAGGATTGGATATCAATTCTGCACAGGCAGATAAAGCGATATTGAACGCATTGAAGGATTGTGGTGCAAAAATTTCTGCAAAGGAAAATACGGTGACAGTAAGTGGGTTTTCAGACGGTCTGGGTACTGCATTTCAATTTAACGCAACCGATTGCCCGGACCTGTTTCCGCCGCTTGTTGCGCTGGCCGCTTATTGTAACGGCACATCGGTCATTGAGGGAGTAAGCCGTTTGAAGCATAAGGAAAGCAACCGGGCCATAACCCTGCAGGAAGAACTTGGCAAGATGGGAGTGGAAATAATACTGGAGGATGATAAAATGATGATAACCGGGGGAAACGAATTAAACGGAACTGTTGTTCATTCGCATCACGATCACCGCATTGCAATGGCATGTGCAGTGGCAGCATTAAAAGCAAAGGGTAACACAGTGATCGGGGAGGCAGAAGCAGTCAATAAATCATACCCGGGTTTTTATGCTGATTTGAAAATGCTGGGTGCTGATGTATCTTTACCAATAAACGAATAA
- a CDS encoding DUF1572 family protein, with product MLKETLSRIFERDLNRLLTEINLYKDEDKLWVVKEGISNSAGNLCLHLLGNLYHFIGTTLGHTGYVRYRDDEFSLKHIPRQDLAINIGNCILIVKNTLKDLPEEDLEKDFPLEVFGKKDSTEFILVHLATHLTYHLGQINYHRRLLD from the coding sequence ATGTTAAAAGAAACGCTGTCACGGATCTTTGAAAGAGACCTTAACAGGTTGCTTACGGAGATCAACCTGTATAAAGATGAAGACAAGCTGTGGGTGGTGAAAGAAGGCATCAGCAACAGCGCCGGCAATTTGTGCCTGCACCTGCTGGGAAACCTTTATCATTTCATAGGCACTACCCTTGGTCATACCGGCTATGTACGTTACCGGGATGATGAGTTCAGCCTGAAACATATTCCCCGGCAGGACCTCGCCATAAATATCGGAAACTGCATACTGATCGTAAAAAACACATTGAAGGATCTGCCCGAAGAGGACCTGGAAAAGGATTTTCCGCTGGAAGTGTTTGGGAAGAAAGACAGTACAGAGTTCATCCTGGTACACCTGGCCACACATTTAACCTATCACCTGGGGCAAATAAATTATCACCGGCGCCTGCTTGACTAA
- a CDS encoding septal ring lytic transglycosylase RlpA family protein has product MGNRSLSIPGTLSLQGCFVFLIAAICIFPAGAAHAQKGNLGMEVKPQKPKRVFYGQASFYANKFNGRKTANGEIFDQKKLTCACNVLPLGTWVKVTNLRNGRSVVVKINDRIHPRMKRVVDLSRAAAQKLGYISRGLTRVKVEVIDKKDIP; this is encoded by the coding sequence ATGGGCAACAGATCATTATCCATTCCAGGAACCCTGTCATTGCAGGGCTGCTTTGTTTTTTTGATCGCTGCAATCTGCATTTTCCCGGCCGGAGCTGCCCATGCCCAAAAGGGCAACCTGGGTATGGAAGTAAAGCCTCAGAAACCAAAGCGGGTGTTTTACGGGCAGGCCAGTTTTTATGCCAATAAATTCAATGGCAGAAAAACGGCGAACGGAGAGATCTTTGATCAGAAAAAACTAACCTGTGCCTGCAATGTATTGCCGCTGGGTACCTGGGTAAAGGTTACCAACCTCCGGAATGGCAGGTCGGTCGTGGTGAAGATAAATGACCGTATTCATCCCCGGATGAAGCGGGTGGTTGACCTATCAAGGGCAGCAGCCCAGAAGCTGGGTTATATATCACGTGGACTTACCCGGGTTAAGGTGGAGGTGATTGATAAAAAGGATATCCCATAG
- a CDS encoding bifunctional 3-deoxy-7-phosphoheptulonate synthase/chorismate mutase type II: MKEIMQEKWNKRPLIISGPCSAETVEQVLETAARLAKTGKVDMLRAGIWKPRTKPGMFEGNGVSGLPWLLQAKKITGLPTTVEVATAKHVEDALRFEVDMLWIGARTTVNPFSVQEVADALRGVEVPVLIKNPINPDLELWSGGIERLQKAGVRQVGMIHRGFSSYGNTEFRNAPMWHLPIEMKRRFPGMPLVCDPSHICGNRSMLQSVAQKSIDLDFDGLMIEAHIDPDNAWSDAKQQVTPERLLEMLTALVWRSENTTEQEFINALTTLREQINQVDDELLTLLGQRMKLSDRIGQYKKDNNITILQTNRWNDILERAFQKGEALGLTKEFIIKYFDAVHMESIQHQNKVMNS; encoded by the coding sequence ATGAAAGAGATCATGCAGGAAAAATGGAACAAGCGCCCGCTCATCATCAGCGGCCCCTGCAGTGCAGAGACCGTGGAGCAGGTACTGGAAACAGCAGCAAGACTGGCAAAGACCGGTAAAGTAGACATGCTGCGGGCAGGCATCTGGAAACCCCGGACCAAACCGGGTATGTTTGAAGGCAATGGTGTTAGTGGGTTGCCATGGCTTTTGCAGGCAAAAAAGATCACAGGTTTGCCAACCACCGTGGAAGTAGCTACGGCCAAACACGTGGAAGATGCCCTGCGTTTTGAAGTGGATATGTTGTGGATCGGGGCCCGCACCACCGTTAACCCGTTCAGCGTGCAGGAAGTGGCAGATGCGCTCAGGGGTGTGGAGGTCCCTGTATTGATAAAGAATCCCATCAATCCCGACCTTGAGTTATGGAGCGGTGGTATTGAGCGGTTACAAAAAGCGGGAGTAAGGCAGGTGGGTATGATCCACCGGGGTTTTTCTTCTTATGGCAATACCGAGTTCCGCAATGCGCCCATGTGGCATTTGCCGATCGAAATGAAAAGAAGGTTCCCGGGCATGCCCCTGGTATGCGACCCGTCGCATATTTGTGGTAACCGCAGCATGTTGCAATCGGTTGCTCAAAAAAGCATCGACCTGGATTTTGACGGGCTGATGATCGAAGCACATATTGACCCCGACAATGCCTGGAGCGATGCCAAACAACAGGTTACACCGGAACGGTTACTTGAAATGCTCACCGCCCTTGTCTGGCGAAGCGAAAACACCACCGAACAGGAGTTCATCAATGCTTTGACGACCTTACGGGAACAGATCAACCAGGTGGATGATGAATTGCTGACCTTGCTGGGCCAGCGGATGAAGCTTTCAGACCGGATAGGCCAGTACAAAAAGGATAATAATATCACCATATTACAAACCAACCGCTGGAATGATATCCTGGAAAGGGCATTTCAAAAAGGAGAAGCACTGGGCCTGACCAAAGAATTCATCATCAAATATTTTGATGCGGTTCATATGGAAAGTATCCAACACCAGAATAAAGTAATGAATTCATAG
- a CDS encoding prephenate dehydrogenase: MTVTIIGTGLIGCSMANRLRETGLARRIIGVDTNEKNLITALQLGWIDNSMVLDEAVRQSDLVIIAIPVDGTKQVLTGLLNKLDKQVLMDVGSTKGAICRSVAEHEKRGRYVATHPMWGTEKDGPESVVKDAFKGRVAVICEKDRTDADALQLVEELYTGIGMQLVYMDSDVHDVHAAYVSHISHIASYALSLTVLEKEKEEDAIFELASGGFESTVRLAKSNPAMWVPIFQQNKENVLDVLNEHIAQLRKIKSCLEKENYGYLKELIENANKIKRILK; the protein is encoded by the coding sequence ATGACAGTAACCATCATAGGAACAGGGCTTATCGGGTGCTCGATGGCAAACCGGTTAAGGGAAACAGGCCTTGCCCGGCGGATCATCGGTGTTGATACGAATGAGAAGAACCTGATCACGGCCCTTCAGCTGGGATGGATCGATAACAGCATGGTTCTGGATGAAGCAGTGCGGCAAAGCGACCTGGTCATTATTGCCATACCGGTTGATGGTACAAAACAGGTTCTTACGGGGCTACTAAATAAACTGGACAAACAGGTATTGATGGATGTTGGCTCAACCAAAGGGGCTATCTGCAGGTCGGTGGCTGAGCATGAAAAAAGGGGCCGGTATGTGGCAACACATCCCATGTGGGGAACGGAGAAGGACGGCCCGGAATCCGTTGTGAAAGATGCATTCAAGGGAAGGGTGGCGGTGATCTGTGAAAAAGACAGAACAGATGCCGATGCCCTGCAACTGGTGGAGGAACTTTACACGGGGATAGGGATGCAGCTGGTTTATATGGATTCGGATGTGCATGATGTGCACGCAGCCTACGTTAGCCATATATCCCACATTGCTTCGTATGCGTTATCCCTCACCGTACTGGAAAAGGAAAAGGAAGAAGATGCTATTTTTGAACTGGCCAGCGGTGGTTTTGAAAGCACGGTCCGCCTTGCAAAGAGTAATCCCGCCATGTGGGTCCCCATTTTTCAGCAGAATAAAGAGAATGTGCTGGATGTTCTGAATGAACATATCGCACAACTGCGGAAGATAAAAAGCTGCCTCGAAAAAGAGAACTATGGATACCTGAAGGAGCTGATCGAAAATGCCAATAAGATAAAAAGGATATTAAAATGA
- a CDS encoding GNAT family N-acetyltransferase: MIFREAQVSDIPQIQFVRNAVKENRLSDPSLVPDQDVEEYISNRGRGWVCEAGNRIVGFAIADIVANNIWALFIHPDHEARGIGKKLHRMMLDWYFLQTKETVWLGTEPNSRAEKFYRMQGWKEAGVHGKGEIKFEMDHETWSDVSV, from the coding sequence ATGATCTTCCGGGAAGCACAGGTTAGCGATATACCGCAGATACAGTTTGTACGGAATGCGGTAAAGGAGAACCGGTTGTCCGATCCTTCGCTGGTGCCCGACCAGGATGTGGAGGAATACATCAGTAACCGGGGCCGGGGCTGGGTATGCGAAGCCGGAAACAGGATCGTGGGTTTTGCCATTGCCGATATCGTTGCCAATAATATCTGGGCGCTTTTTATCCATCCCGATCATGAAGCACGTGGCATCGGTAAGAAACTGCACCGGATGATGCTGGACTGGTATTTTCTGCAAACGAAGGAAACGGTATGGCTGGGTACCGAACCAAACAGCCGGGCAGAAAAATTCTACCGGATGCAGGGATGGAAAGAAGCGGGTGTGCACGGAAAGGGGGAGATCAAATTTGAAATGGATCACGAAACATGGTCTGACGTCTCCGTCTGA
- a CDS encoding L,D-transpeptidase family protein: MQHPKLHPRYLAVVIMSLFLVSCGGNGTNKEDVVADPKAMDKSVAENIGAFLEAASGNDGNLDDSIHLKMLNVLKEVYQDRDDRPLWSSTEKWQPFADSLYHFIEQAELQGLFPEDYHFSKLRLLKTRLDADSLSRMDAVLWTRADLLLTDGLVQVIKDLKVGRLRKDSVSLNKDSVLYEDFYVATLRSILKKKQFSTVLDALQPAHQGYWELKKGIRSFLDSMDRRVFTHIRYPFKKGDAKDSAFFIKLLQQRLAESKCIDLTDKLPDSVQLSLAIKRYQEKKGLKADGKYGKILVSTLNNNDVERFKRIAITLDRYKQLPKKMPEKYIWVNLPGYYLCVVESDTVVFESKIICGKPETRTPLLNAQVSDMITYPTWTVPTSIIVKQYLPKLKKNPNYLTKIGLHLLDKNGEVVDPNTVPWEKYSKGIPYKVMQGSGDDNSLGVIKFNFNNRYAVYLHDTNQRYLFKNSSRAFSHGCVRVQEWEKLAFYIARNDSALLSIKNGSLKYTADSIRNWIAKKDRRRIDVKNQVPLFIRYFSCEGKDGKIRFYDDIYGEDKLLMEKYFAKK; the protein is encoded by the coding sequence ATGCAACATCCCAAACTTCATCCCCGGTACCTGGCAGTTGTGATCATGTCCCTGTTCCTGGTATCATGCGGGGGGAACGGTACAAATAAAGAAGATGTGGTTGCTGATCCGAAGGCGATGGATAAAAGTGTAGCAGAAAATATCGGCGCATTCCTGGAAGCGGCATCGGGTAATGATGGCAACCTGGACGACAGCATTCATCTTAAGATGCTGAATGTATTAAAAGAGGTATACCAGGACAGGGATGACCGGCCGTTATGGAGTTCAACAGAAAAATGGCAACCGTTTGCCGATTCATTGTACCATTTTATTGAGCAGGCCGAATTGCAGGGCCTTTTCCCGGAAGACTATCACTTCAGCAAATTGAGATTGCTGAAAACCAGGCTGGATGCAGATTCACTGAGCAGGATGGATGCCGTATTATGGACCCGGGCCGACCTGTTGCTAACCGATGGACTGGTACAGGTGATCAAAGACCTTAAAGTGGGCCGGCTGCGGAAAGACAGTGTTTCTTTGAATAAAGATTCGGTGCTTTATGAGGATTTTTATGTTGCCACGCTCAGAAGCATCCTGAAGAAGAAACAATTCAGCACAGTACTGGATGCCCTGCAGCCTGCGCACCAGGGATATTGGGAATTGAAAAAAGGCATTCGGTCATTTCTCGACAGCATGGACAGAAGAGTGTTTACCCATATCCGCTATCCATTCAAAAAAGGCGATGCAAAAGACTCGGCCTTCTTCATTAAACTGTTGCAGCAGCGGCTGGCAGAAAGCAAGTGTATTGACCTGACGGATAAACTGCCTGATTCGGTTCAGCTATCCCTTGCCATTAAAAGATACCAGGAGAAGAAAGGATTAAAAGCGGATGGCAAATATGGAAAGATCCTGGTAAGCACGCTGAACAACAATGATGTGGAGCGGTTCAAACGCATTGCCATTACACTCGACCGCTATAAGCAGTTACCGAAAAAAATGCCTGAGAAATACATCTGGGTCAACCTGCCGGGTTATTACCTGTGTGTAGTGGAAAGCGACACCGTTGTTTTTGAATCAAAGATCATCTGCGGCAAGCCGGAAACCCGTACGCCATTGCTTAATGCCCAGGTCTCGGATATGATCACGTATCCCACCTGGACGGTACCCACCAGCATCATTGTAAAACAATACCTTCCCAAACTGAAGAAGAACCCGAATTATCTTACAAAGATCGGGTTGCATTTACTGGATAAGAACGGGGAGGTGGTTGATCCGAATACCGTTCCATGGGAAAAATATTCCAAAGGCATACCGTACAAAGTGATGCAGGGCAGTGGAGATGATAATTCGCTGGGGGTGATAAAATTCAATTTCAACAACCGCTATGCCGTTTACCTGCATGATACCAACCAGCGTTATCTTTTTAAGAATTCTTCCCGGGCTTTCAGCCATGGATGTGTTCGGGTACAGGAATGGGAGAAACTTGCTTTTTACATTGCAAGAAACGACAGTGCCCTGCTCAGCATCAAAAACGGGTCATTGAAATATACAGCAGATTCCATCCGGAACTGGATCGCCAAAAAGGACCGCCGCCGCATTGACGTTAAAAACCAGGTCCCGCTTTTCATCCGCTATTTCTCCTGCGAAGGGAAAGACGGAAAAATAAGATTCTATGATGATATTTATGGAGAGGACAAACTGCTGATGGAAAAATATTTCGCAAAAAAATGA
- a CDS encoding OmpA family protein, giving the protein MKKILFVFFALSLFATSFGQGEYKKRPSFGVHFFLNDFRTAANLRTAGLSSVLNSKEWRKGKYMTAGMAVSYIQGLNNNLDFAGTLSGSFVDYPVPGKPSRQNSSLLLEGAATVNLKLLTDRYFFNPFLTAGVGASKYRGYYGAFIPVGVGTQIRLIDEVYLLLNSQYRVPVTENAAYHFYHSVGVAANLKARKAPAPVEIPLPVVEPPKDRDGDGVLDSLDRCPDVKGLASLQGCPDRDGDGIADDADKCPDVKGLARYQGCPIPDTDKDGINDEEDKCPTVFGVARYQGCPVPDTDGDGVNDEEDKCINEKGPASNYGCPVIDSKIIERVNKAAQNVFFSTGSSKLLAKSFPKLNDVVTILKENPTYKVNIDGHTDNTGKADKNQTLSESRAASVKTYLVSKGVDESRLTSTGYGQDKPVADNKTAAGRAKNRRVEMTVRNY; this is encoded by the coding sequence ATGAAGAAAATCCTATTCGTATTTTTTGCCCTCAGCCTGTTTGCAACCTCATTCGGGCAGGGAGAATATAAAAAACGTCCTTCCTTTGGAGTCCACTTCTTTCTCAATGACTTCCGGACTGCAGCTAACCTGCGTACCGCCGGCCTTTCAAGCGTTTTGAATTCGAAAGAATGGCGCAAAGGAAAATACATGACTGCGGGTATGGCCGTCAGCTATATACAGGGCTTGAACAATAATCTTGATTTTGCAGGTACCTTATCGGGCTCGTTTGTTGATTACCCGGTTCCCGGGAAACCATCCCGCCAGAATTCCAGTCTTTTGCTTGAAGGCGCCGCAACGGTAAACCTGAAATTATTAACAGACAGGTATTTCTTCAATCCTTTCCTTACTGCTGGTGTGGGAGCTTCCAAATACAGGGGATATTACGGCGCTTTTATTCCCGTTGGTGTAGGAACCCAGATCAGGTTGATCGATGAGGTTTACCTGTTGTTAAACTCACAATACCGTGTGCCGGTCACTGAAAATGCAGCCTATCATTTTTATCATAGTGTGGGTGTTGCTGCTAACCTGAAAGCCAGGAAGGCTCCGGCCCCGGTTGAAATTCCGCTTCCGGTGGTAGAGCCTCCCAAAGACAGGGATGGGGATGGTGTACTCGATTCGTTGGACAGGTGCCCCGATGTAAAAGGACTTGCTTCTTTACAAGGCTGCCCCGACAGGGACGGTGACGGAATTGCAGATGATGCTGATAAATGCCCGGATGTTAAAGGACTGGCCCGTTACCAGGGATGTCCCATACCCGATACGGATAAGGATGGCATCAATGATGAAGAAGATAAATGCCCGACCGTATTCGGTGTGGCCCGCTACCAGGGTTGCCCGGTACCGGATACCGATGGAGATGGCGTGAACGACGAAGAAGATAAATGTATCAATGAAAAAGGCCCTGCTTCTAATTACGGTTGCCCGGTAATTGATTCCAAGATCATTGAAAGGGTGAATAAAGCTGCACAGAATGTATTCTTCTCTACCGGCAGTTCTAAATTACTTGCAAAATCATTCCCTAAACTGAATGATGTGGTTACCATTTTAAAAGAGAATCCAACGTATAAAGTGAATATTGACGGCCATACCGATAATACCGGTAAGGCTGACAAGAACCAGACCTTATCTGAATCAAGAGCAGCTTCAGTTAAAACATACCTCGTTAGCAAAGGCGTGGATGAAAGCCGGCTCACTTCAACCGGTTATGGCCAGGACAAACCTGTAGCAGACAATAAAACTGCTGCCGGCCGTGCCAAGAACCGCCGGGTGGAAATGACTGTCAGAAATTACTGA
- a CDS encoding chorismate synthase — MNSFGRIFRVHIFGESHGECAGLTIDGCPAGLPLSAEDFTADIERRKPGAIGTTPRKEDDIPQVKSGLFNGKTTGAPITILFENKNTRSSDYEKQRAVPRPGHADLVASKKFGGFEDYRGSGHFSGRLTVCLVAAGVIAKKILPPPPPEGGTGVSITSRIIEIGGEADLDEGLQKALDAKDTIGGIIECKVAGLPVGLGEPFFDSAESLISHAVFAIPAVRGIEFGTGFAAAKMFGSRHNDPIADHSGKTFTNHAGGIVGGLTNGNELVFRIAVKPTSSTPKEQQTLNTATGNIEAFSVKGRHDLCIALRVPVVLESVTAIVLADLMLLEQKIPRIIS; from the coding sequence TTGAACAGTTTCGGCCGCATATTCCGGGTACATATTTTTGGCGAATCGCATGGCGAATGTGCAGGACTTACCATTGATGGATGCCCGGCGGGCTTGCCTTTGTCTGCGGAGGATTTTACGGCAGATATTGAAAGAAGGAAACCCGGGGCCATCGGTACCACTCCCCGCAAAGAAGACGATATTCCCCAGGTAAAGTCGGGTTTGTTCAACGGCAAAACAACCGGAGCCCCCATTACCATTCTGTTTGAGAATAAAAATACCCGCAGCAGCGATTATGAAAAACAGCGGGCTGTGCCCAGGCCGGGCCATGCCGATCTGGTTGCTTCCAAAAAGTTTGGCGGCTTTGAAGACTACCGGGGAAGCGGCCATTTCAGCGGACGGCTTACCGTTTGCCTGGTTGCAGCAGGAGTGATCGCAAAAAAAATATTGCCCCCTCCGCCCCCTGAAGGGGGAACCGGAGTTTCTATAACATCCAGAATCATTGAAATTGGCGGAGAGGCTGATCTTGATGAAGGTTTACAAAAGGCCCTTGATGCAAAGGATACCATTGGCGGCATCATTGAGTGTAAGGTTGCAGGCCTTCCCGTTGGTTTGGGGGAACCATTTTTTGATTCGGCAGAATCGCTGATAAGCCATGCCGTGTTTGCCATACCGGCGGTGAGAGGCATTGAATTCGGGACCGGTTTTGCCGCCGCAAAAATGTTTGGCAGCCGGCACAATGATCCCATTGCGGATCATTCAGGTAAAACATTCACCAACCATGCCGGCGGGATCGTTGGCGGACTTACCAATGGCAATGAGTTGGTTTTCCGTATCGCTGTCAAACCCACGTCATCCACTCCGAAAGAACAGCAAACATTGAATACAGCAACAGGCAATATTGAGGCATTCTCTGTAAAGGGCCGTCACGACCTGTGCATTGCTTTGCGTGTTCCGGTGGTGCTGGAATCCGTAACGGCCATTGTATTGGCCGACCTGATGTTGCTTGAACAGAAGATCCCAAGGATAATTTCTTAG
- the aroB gene encoding 3-dehydroquinate synthase, which yields MRRSEYIISNKPVACYFDAAFSSLSEAAGDKNIIILTDENVYSHHASKLDAYPVIRFPAGEKHKNQATADRLIQELIKLGANKDSFLVGVGGGVVTDITGYVAAVYMRGLPFGFVPTSILAMVDAALGGKNGVDVGVYKNMVGTIRQPEFIFYDYSFLQTLPVKEWVNGFAEIIKHACIKDTLLFSVLERYSLHDYQADKTLSAELIEKNVEIKLKIVAADELEKGERKLLNFGHTIGHAIENLHHIPHGHAVSIGMVAACNLSEELNDLHFEEAARIVKLLARYHLPVDVETVHEKVFDVLKMDKKRHSEGVQFILLKRIGEAEMIYVSLADLEKHFKEIL from the coding sequence ATGCGCAGATCTGAATATATTATTTCAAATAAACCAGTGGCCTGTTATTTTGATGCAGCCTTTTCTTCTTTGTCAGAGGCGGCGGGAGATAAGAACATTATCATCCTCACGGATGAGAATGTGTACAGCCATCATGCTTCGAAGCTGGATGCATATCCTGTTATCCGCTTTCCGGCCGGCGAAAAACATAAGAACCAGGCAACGGCCGATCGCCTCATACAGGAACTGATAAAGCTTGGCGCCAATAAGGACAGTTTTCTGGTTGGAGTGGGTGGGGGTGTGGTAACGGATATCACCGGTTATGTAGCTGCGGTGTATATGCGGGGGTTGCCGTTTGGGTTCGTGCCTACTTCCATACTGGCCATGGTGGATGCAGCCCTTGGCGGCAAGAACGGCGTTGACGTGGGGGTTTACAAGAACATGGTGGGCACCATCCGGCAACCGGAATTTATTTTCTATGACTATTCTTTTTTGCAAACGCTGCCTGTTAAAGAATGGGTGAACGGGTTTGCAGAGATCATAAAGCATGCCTGTATAAAAGATACATTGTTGTTCTCGGTACTCGAAAGATATTCATTACACGATTACCAGGCCGATAAAACGTTGAGCGCTGAGCTGATCGAGAAGAACGTGGAGATAAAATTAAAGATCGTTGCAGCCGATGAGCTGGAAAAAGGGGAAAGAAAGCTGTTGAACTTCGGCCACACCATTGGCCATGCGATCGAGAATCTTCACCACATTCCCCATGGCCATGCGGTAAGCATCGGCATGGTGGCTGCCTGCAATCTTTCTGAAGAACTGAACGATCTTCATTTTGAAGAAGCTGCCCGGATCGTTAAACTGCTGGCCAGGTATCATCTGCCGGTGGATGTGGAAACGGTTCACGAAAAAGTATTCGACGTGCTAAAGATGGATAAAAAGCGGCATAGCGAAGGAGTGCAGTTCATTCTTTTAAAACGGATCGGTGAAGCGGAAATGATTTATGTATCCCTGGCCGACCTGGAAAAACACTTTAAAGAGATCCTATAG